The DNA window CCGTACTGGTCGTGTGAAGCGTGCTTTCTTCGGAAGCCATGAGTTATCTATTCTCATGGTGGTAATTATCAAAGTACCCTCCTAATGGAGGTGTATTTTTATATATTTGTTTAGATCTCGAACAGCCTCTCATCTCAATCCACCAGTCGATAGCCAAAATATCAAAAATTCACAATCAGAGCCACACAGACGGGGTTACCGGAGAGTAGCGTGGTCCGGTCGAAAACACGCCCAAATGAAAGCGATCAGTCCCCTGCACTGATACTCTGGAACTCGAAATTGGGCGATCGGGATTCAAATCGATCGAGAGCGAATTCATCGAGTGGGAACGAGCATTCACTACCTGTGATGAGAGTTCGGATTGCCGTCGCTGCAACGGGTGCACTCATTACACCCCGACCATGGAAACCAGTCGCTACTAACAGTCCCGTGGGACCATCATTCGGTGCATCGATTATCGGCCTCGTATCGGGTGTTGCACCGTCGATTCCAGCCCATCCGTTAACGAATCGAGCTCGTCCGAACCCGTGCATGAATTTCGGCAGGAGGGTAGCGACGTGATTTCGGAATGCCTCGTCATCGTTGGTACTTGCGTGTTCGGGAGCGTCCTCGACAAAAGACCAACCGCCGACGAGTAGGTCTCCGTTCTGCTCCGGGCGGAAGTAAACGTGTTCACCTGGAACCCACCCCATCGGAACATCCGTCCCCAGATCATTTTCGGGCGTCAGTACGACACATTGAGTTCGGTAGGGGTGGACGGGAAGTTGAAGATGGTTGCGGAGAAAGCGTTCACTCCGCCAACCAGCAGCGACGACAACGTTTGGAGCGGAATGGGTTCCGGTGGATGTTTCGATACCCCGTACCTGGCCGTCAGTAGTTCGAATGTCTGTCACCGTGGTTTCTGTCTTAAACGTCGCTCCTCTCGCCTCTGCGTCCTCTTTGAGTGTCATCGCGAACGTGTAGGGGTCGACGAACCCGGTGTCGTTGTACTTGATTGCGCCGACATACTCGGAAAGGTCGAACCGAGGATAGGCCGCTTCAACCTGGTCAGCTTCGACGAACGAGACATCAATTCCCTTGGAGGCAAGGCGTTTCACGCGTCTTCGAGACTCACCTTCACGACCTGGGGTAACAAGTTCGAGACTTGGACACTCAGTGAAGGTAAATTGTCCAGTCCCGTCGTACCGTCGAAAAAATTCGATAGCATGGTTGGCGATCGCGGGAACATCCGAATATGATGGTGCCATCGTGATTTCACCTGCAGCGAGCGCCGATGCCTCCCCTGCGATTTGTCCGCGCTCCAGAACGACCACATCATAATCACTAGCTAGGGTACGAGCGATAGCACACCCGATGACCCCACCACCAATGATGATGACATCGTCGGACTCACCCGTCATCGTATCCCCTGTCGTACCTCGCCGTGACGGACAGCGGATGAGTCGCTGGTCTCCAAAATCGACCAGTGATCTCGAGTACTCATGGTTTACTCGTACTCATGGTCCACAGCACGAAACGCCTCTTCTGCGACTTCGAGTGCGTTGTCGATCTGCTCTTCTGTGTGTGAATAGGTGGTGAAGAATCGCTCACCCTGCATCGGATTTCCGAATAAGACGCCACTGGCGGCGGCTTCGAGCCACCAATCAGCGAACTGGTCCTCGTTGGCGTGCCAGGTATCACGGTAGCGGTGAATATCGTGGTCGGTCATGTACACCTGGCCCATCGAACCGATGTGTTGGACGTTGGCATCGATGCCGACGTCGTCGGCGACTTCCTGGAGACCGGTGAACAGACGGTCACCGAGACGGTCGATATGCTCATAGACGTCCCGTTCATCGAGGATTTCGAGTGTCTTCAACCCGGCCGCGGCTGAAACCGGATGACCGTTGTAGGTCCCGCCGTGGAACGTCGATGTGTTCCACTTTGATGCTTCCTTCTTTCGTGGCGGAATGATCTCGTCCATGATTTCGGATTTGCCACCGAATCCAGCGATCTGGTAGCCCCCACCGGCAGCTTTGGCAAATGTAGTCATGTCGGGCAGAATGTCGAACCGTCCTTGTGCACTCTGTGGATCGAGACGGAAGCCCGTCATGACTTCGTCCCAGATCAGGACGATTCCCAGTTCCTCCGTTAGGTCTCGAAGGAATTCGTGGTAGCCGTCACGCGGCAGGAGACAGCCACAGGAGAACATCACGGGTTCGATGATAACCGCCGCGAGATCGTCGGCCTGTTCACGGAGGATTCGCTCGGTCGCTTCCTTGTCGTTGTAGGGGAACGCGACGACGGTGTCGCTGACGACGTCGGGAATACCGGTTCCGTACGGAACGGTGTTGGGTGCGTCGGCCGGTCCGAGTGCCTCTTCACTGGCATAGACGCTTTGAAGCGCGTAGTCGTGTGCACCGGCGTACCCACCCTCGGGCTTGGCGATCTTGTCCTTCCCCGTGTACGAACGAGCAACCCGCATCGCATGCATGGTCGCTTCGCTCCCACTGTTTGCCAGTCGGACTTTTTCGATGCTTGGCGTCATCTCCGCGACCTTTTCCATGAACTCAATCGCAACCGGTTGTGGCGTAGCGGTCAGGTCGCTCGTATCGACTTGCTCTTTGACCGCATCTTGGACCTCTGGATGGCCATGACCGAGGATAATCGGTCCCAGTGCGAGGAGGAAATCGAGATACTCGTTCCCATCGATATCGTACAAATACGAGCCGTCCGCTTCATCCACGTAAAACGGATATGGATCAAACGAGCGGACGTTTGACTCTACACCGAGGGGCGTGATATTCGACGCTCGTTCGTGAAATCGTTCGCTGGAAGTCGTCTTCTCCCGGTACCGTTCCGTGTGATCGTCCTCTTGCTCTTTGTCACCAAGACTCATCGTACCAGACGACGGAAGAGTGGCCAATAAATCTTTGGCTAAAATAGAAAAGAGTCGAAAATGATCTGGACAGCATCAATTAGAAACGGAGATGCTACGGTTGCGTGCGGCGAGAAAGGGGGAGAATCAGCCCTTTTAGACCTCCACCTGTCTTCCGTATTTCCCGTATATCTAGTTCAACGACGTCGATAGCACGATCGAGAAGTGTATCACGAACGAACGGATTTCCGGACGGCAAGAGTACTTCACCGGGTTCAACGACAATAGTACTGGTTACCCGGTTCCGTTGTTCACGCATCGGTACTTCAATAATCTCAATACCTCGGTCGTGTAGAATCTCGAGGAATTCACTGGGGACAGCTTGTGGGTATACGAGGGCGAGATCGGAAGCGACCATACCGAACACGAGCGCGAGATGTGTCTGTCCGGTACTTTCGGTGCTACCGAAGATGGGGACCTCCACGACGTCGATATCGTACGTTTCGAATACATTCTGAACTTGTCGAATCCCCTCGTCGTTAGTCGTTCGAGAACGACCAATAGCGACCGTTTCAGAATCGATCCACACCATGTTTCCGGCTTCGAATCCGCCCGCTCCGTGAACCGAGTGATAGATCGGTATGCCGAGTTCGACAGCGCGCTCGGTTATACGGCGTTCTTCACCGTGCCGGGTCTCTTCGACCATCTTTCCGACGACGAGGCCGCCTTCGATGGCGAATCCCACGTCACGGACGAACAGCGACTCGGCGAGGCCATCACCAGCATCATCGAGACGGTGGATAGTCACATCTCGATTTTCTAGTTCCTCGATCAGGGCTTCGTGTTCACTCGCTGCACCCTCTTGTCGAGGTAACCCATTCCATTCCCACTCGTCGGGGTCAACTACAGTGTTAAATTCCGGCCCGGGTTCATGAACGAGCACGCTCTCGAGGGAACCGACTTCGGTTCGAACGGACGGCGAAAGGTCCCAGTTAGCCATCGTTCGAGATGTCGAGCCGCTGTTCTTCTTTCACGTTTCGGAGTGCCACGTCAGTCGCCGTGGATCGCACTGCGTCGTATTTCCCGATACGGCTCAACAGATCCGTCAATCCGGAACGATCGCTAACTCGCACTTTCAAGAGTAAGTCGGCATCACCAGTGAGTTCGTGTATTTCCTGGATTGCGGTCTCTTCGGCGAGGCGCTCGGCAACCTCGGAGAAGTGTCCAGCTTCAGTATTGACGCGGATGAATGCGACATGATCCAATCCAAGCAAATCGGCGTCAAGCACTGCTCGATAATCCCGAATATACCCATCCTCTTCGAGTGAGTTCACCCGTTCGTGAATCGTCGCTGTACCCATATCGAGTCGACGGGCTATCTCAGAGAGTGCTGTTCGTCCATCCGCTTGAAGGATTTTGAGAATTTTCACGTCGACATCGTCGAGATTCATGCGATTCATTTTTTGTTACGGTCTCCTATTCGTTCTGTTTTGTTGCTTGTAGCTTTGCTCTGTCATCGGTTCGAATCTGTGTATGGTTGGACTTCAGCATTCGTCCGTGATTCACGGAGATCAGCGATATCGACCGAGCACGTAGCCGCTGCACCCTTATCTCGTGGTAATGAGAGCTGTGTTCCGTGCGATCCAACGATGTCGTCACACGGCGAATACACTGCCGACCGTCCGGTACCTGTCAACTCTACGTTGGGTTTCGTGCCGACGATGCTAACGTGTGCGATATACGATTGATTCTCCACTGCACGGGCTGCAGCACAGCGACTAACGCGCTGGTATCCCGCTTCGTTGGCCGTCCACGACGGAACGGCAATGATTTCCGCACCGCGATCTGCGAGACTTCGCACGACGTTTGGAAATTCGACATCGTAACAGATGGCGATGCCGATACCGACGTCGTCGTGTTCGACGACTGGCGGAAGTTCCTCACCGGCTCGTTTCCCACGCTGGCGTTCCTCCGGAATGAGGTGGGTCTTATCGTAGGTGTGAACACTCGAATCGGGAGTGCCGATTGCACATCGGTTGTAGATCTGACCATCATCAAGGACGTTGTACGAGCCACCGACGACCACCGCGTGACGACGGTCCGCAGCAGCGGTAAGAAAGTCATGAAATCGTGCTTCTTCCTTGGAAGTGAGAGTCGCAATCGAGTCGCCTTCCTCCCTTCCTTCGAGATAGTCGCTCAAGAACAACTCCGGAAGGACGTATAGATCAGCGTCACCTGCCCGGTCAAAATAGGCTCCAACGTGTTCCAAAAGTACGCTAAGCGACTCTACACCGCAAAGTTCGTACTGACACAATGCGATGTCGAACGTCTCGCTGATGTCCATTTGCTTACTGAGCTATGGAACAGAGAGACAAAAACTTTATCCGAAATTCGGTGTTTGGTACGAGAAATGATCGGGAAAGACACTCATTAGAACAAAACTTATTTTGTTTGGCCGTGATGGTGTGACACGTAAACGCATGGCAAGTGAAACACCAACACGGGATCAAGAGGTTAAGACACGGTCAGGACTCCTCCGTCAGTTGCGGGGGAATCGCTGGGCTGGGTTAGTCGTGAACATGCTCCCGAGCACGTTCTGGCTGATCACGTTCTTCTTCATTCCGCTGGCCGTGATGTTCTACTATAGCTTCGGTCAACGGGGAGCGTTTGGTGAGGTACTTATCGGGCCGGACTATCTCGGTTTGCAACAGTACGCCCAGTTTTTCATCCCCGATGGTGCGTCCATAGTGGACAGTATTTGGTATACCATCGCATGGGTGATCGACGCCATTATCCCAGTGACTCTCCATCTCGCGTCGGGAGAGCCGACGCCGTACGTTCAGTTAACGTTGAAGAGCATCGGCTTCGGAATTATCGCGACGGTGGCATCGTTTGTCATCGGCTATCCCGTTGCATACTATGTCGGTCGTCTGGCGCCCGAAGAGTATCAAGACCTGCTCTTAGTGTTAATTATCCTCCCGTTTTGGGCGTCGTTCTTGGTTCGAATCTATGCGATCCAAATATTGTTATCAGGAAATAGCGTTCTGATGAACGCGTTGGGGCTTCTTCCCTTCATCTCCCCGGGACAGTCGTTGATGAACTCACGATTTGCGGTCATGGTGGGATTAGTGTATATCTGGATCCCGTTCATGATCCTTCCCGTCTACGCGAGTTTGGAGGAAATCGATTTTACCCTTCGAGAAGCGGCGATGGATCTCGGTGCGAATCGATTTCAGGCGTTTCGACGGGTCGTCTTTCCGTTATCGATGCCGGGGGTAGTGGCGGGAAGCCTATTGGTTTTCATTCCGAGCACGGGAGCGTACGTCATCCCCGACCTACTCGGTGGGACGGATAGTCAGATGATCGGGAACTTCATCGCGGAGCAGTTCGGCGCAGCAGGAAACTGGCCGCTTGGAGCGGCCGGGTCGTTCACGCTAATGGGAATCATGCTGGTTGCGATTGCGATCTACCAGCGATACGGGAGCGCTGACCTGGTATGAATACGGAATCCCCACAGCGTACCTGGGTCTCCCGAATTCGGACACGGCTCTTTCGAAACGGTGGGTCGATACTCGCCGTCGAAACCTTGCTCTTCTATCTCTTTCTCTACGTCCCGATCGCCGTGCTCATCTCCTTGTCGTTCAACAACTCGCGATATGCGTTAGTGTGGCAAGGATTCACGACGAAGTGGTATCAGTCCCTGCTTGCGGGTCAAACCGTCGCTCGCGTTAATCCCCACGCTGCGTTCACAGCCCTTGTCCATTCGGTCGAAATCGCACTCGTCACCGTCATCGTGAGCACCGTATTTGGAACGATGCTGGCGTTCGCCCTCGATCGGTACGAGTTCCCCGGAAAGGGGTTATTTACGGGGCTCGTCTATATGCCGATCATCATTCCGAGCATCGTGATGGGAATCTCGCTGCTGCTCTTCTTCAATATCGTGGGAATGACGCTGGGACTCCACACGGCAATGATCGGTCACATCGCTTTCGACATTAGCTTCGTCGCTATCGTCGTGCTCGCTCGACTGCAGAGTTTCAATCACACCTTGGAAGAGGCAGCCAAAGACTTGGGGGCAAACGAGTTGGAGACATTCCGGTATGTCACCTTACCACTTATCAAACCCGGAATCATGGCCGGTGCGCTACTCGCGTTCGCCATGAGCTTCGACGACTTCGTGGTTACTTTCTTCATTATCGGTAATCAGAACACCCTTCCGATTTTCTTCTTCTCGATGGTTCGGCAGGGAATCACGCCCGGGGTCAACGTCATCGCTGCGCTCATAATCGTCGTCACGATGGCGGTGGTCGCGGTCGCCCAGTGGTTCGAAGGGCCGATCTGGTAGAAAAAGATTCGGGATTATAGCTTCAATTCCCCAATCTTTATGTCACGTAGGCCCATTTTACCAAAAAGAATCGGTGTGATACACATGGACAAGCATGGTAACCCTCGGGATGGCAGACGACGATTTCTCAAGACGACGGGGACGCTGGCGACGGTCGGACTCACCGGTCTCGCCGGGTGTTCGAGCGGGAACGATCAGAACGGTGGTCAGTCCAGTACGACGAGTTCCTCTTCGTCGAAGGGAGCGTCCGCTGGAAGCTCCAAACTCAGGAAAAAGTACGGACTGAAGAAACTCGATTACAAGGTGGAGGATCAGCTAAACATCTTCCAGTGGGGAGATTATTGGCCGGACGGTACCGTTCAGGACTTCGAGAAGGCCTACGGGGTGAAGGTCAACGTCTCGAACTACGCCTCCAACGAGGAGATGTTCAACAAACTCAAGGCCGGTGGAACCAGCCAGTACGACCTCATCTTCCCGAGCGACTATATGATCAACGTCCTCGTCAAACAGGGGATGATACGGAAATTTGACAAACAAAAGATTCCTAACTATAGCAACCTCGACAAGAAGTTCACGGACACGCCGTACGATCCAAATCCCGGAACTTACTCTGCTCCGTACCAGTGGGGGACGTCCGGCATCGGATATAACAAACAGATGCTCGGTGGAAACGTGAAAATTGATTCGTGGGACGCGATGTGGAACACAAAGTGGAAAGGGCAAATGACGATGCTCAACGAT is part of the Haladaptatus sp. R4 genome and encodes:
- a CDS encoding FAD-binding oxidoreductase, giving the protein MTGESDDVIIIGGGVIGCAIARTLASDYDVVVLERGQIAGEASALAAGEITMAPSYSDVPAIANHAIEFFRRYDGTGQFTFTECPSLELVTPGREGESRRRVKRLASKGIDVSFVEADQVEAAYPRFDLSEYVGAIKYNDTGFVDPYTFAMTLKEDAEARGATFKTETTVTDIRTTDGQVRGIETSTGTHSAPNVVVAAGWRSERFLRNHLQLPVHPYRTQCVVLTPENDLGTDVPMGWVPGEHVYFRPEQNGDLLVGGWSFVEDAPEHASTNDDEAFRNHVATLLPKFMHGFGRARFVNGWAGIDGATPDTRPIIDAPNDGPTGLLVATGFHGRGVMSAPVAATAIRTLITGSECSFPLDEFALDRFESRSPNFEFQSISAGD
- a CDS encoding aspartate aminotransferase family protein, encoding MSLGDKEQEDDHTERYREKTTSSERFHERASNITPLGVESNVRSFDPYPFYVDEADGSYLYDIDGNEYLDFLLALGPIILGHGHPEVQDAVKEQVDTSDLTATPQPVAIEFMEKVAEMTPSIEKVRLANSGSEATMHAMRVARSYTGKDKIAKPEGGYAGAHDYALQSVYASEEALGPADAPNTVPYGTGIPDVVSDTVVAFPYNDKEATERILREQADDLAAVIIEPVMFSCGCLLPRDGYHEFLRDLTEELGIVLIWDEVMTGFRLDPQSAQGRFDILPDMTTFAKAAGGGYQIAGFGGKSEIMDEIIPPRKKEASKWNTSTFHGGTYNGHPVSAAAGLKTLEILDERDVYEHIDRLGDRLFTGLQEVADDVGIDANVQHIGSMGQVYMTDHDIHRYRDTWHANEDQFADWWLEAAASGVLFGNPMQGERFFTTYSHTEEQIDNALEVAEEAFRAVDHEYE
- a CDS encoding dimethylarginine dimethylaminohydrolase family protein — protein: MANWDLSPSVRTEVGSLESVLVHEPGPEFNTVVDPDEWEWNGLPRQEGAASEHEALIEELENRDVTIHRLDDAGDGLAESLFVRDVGFAIEGGLVVGKMVEETRHGEERRITERAVELGIPIYHSVHGAGGFEAGNMVWIDSETVAIGRSRTTNDEGIRQVQNVFETYDIDVVEVPIFGSTESTGQTHLALVFGMVASDLALVYPQAVPSEFLEILHDRGIEIIEVPMREQRNRVTSTIVVEPGEVLLPSGNPFVRDTLLDRAIDVVELDIREIRKTGGGLKGLILPLSRRTQP
- a CDS encoding Lrp/AsnC family transcriptional regulator: MNLDDVDVKILKILQADGRTALSEIARRLDMGTATIHERVNSLEEDGYIRDYRAVLDADLLGLDHVAFIRVNTEAGHFSEVAERLAEETAIQEIHELTGDADLLLKVRVSDRSGLTDLLSRIGKYDAVRSTATDVALRNVKEEQRLDISNDG
- a CDS encoding nitrilase-related carbon-nitrogen hydrolase, which translates into the protein MDISETFDIALCQYELCGVESLSVLLEHVGAYFDRAGDADLYVLPELFLSDYLEGREEGDSIATLTSKEEARFHDFLTAAADRRHAVVVGGSYNVLDDGQIYNRCAIGTPDSSVHTYDKTHLIPEERQRGKRAGEELPPVVEHDDVGIGIAICYDVEFPNVVRSLADRGAEIIAVPSWTANEAGYQRVSRCAAARAVENQSYIAHVSIVGTKPNVELTGTGRSAVYSPCDDIVGSHGTQLSLPRDKGAAATCSVDIADLRESRTNAEVQPYTDSNR
- a CDS encoding ABC transporter permease, whose protein sequence is MLPSTFWLITFFFIPLAVMFYYSFGQRGAFGEVLIGPDYLGLQQYAQFFIPDGASIVDSIWYTIAWVIDAIIPVTLHLASGEPTPYVQLTLKSIGFGIIATVASFVIGYPVAYYVGRLAPEEYQDLLLVLIILPFWASFLVRIYAIQILLSGNSVLMNALGLLPFISPGQSLMNSRFAVMVGLVYIWIPFMILPVYASLEEIDFTLREAAMDLGANRFQAFRRVVFPLSMPGVVAGSLLVFIPSTGAYVIPDLLGGTDSQMIGNFIAEQFGAAGNWPLGAAGSFTLMGIMLVAIAIYQRYGSADLV
- a CDS encoding ABC transporter permease encodes the protein MNTESPQRTWVSRIRTRLFRNGGSILAVETLLFYLFLYVPIAVLISLSFNNSRYALVWQGFTTKWYQSLLAGQTVARVNPHAAFTALVHSVEIALVTVIVSTVFGTMLAFALDRYEFPGKGLFTGLVYMPIIIPSIVMGISLLLFFNIVGMTLGLHTAMIGHIAFDISFVAIVVLARLQSFNHTLEEAAKDLGANELETFRYVTLPLIKPGIMAGALLAFAMSFDDFVVTFFIIGNQNTLPIFFFSMVRQGITPGVNVIAALIIVVTMAVVAVAQWFEGPIW
- a CDS encoding spermidine/putrescine ABC transporter substrate-binding protein codes for the protein MDKHGNPRDGRRRFLKTTGTLATVGLTGLAGCSSGNDQNGGQSSTTSSSSSKGASAGSSKLRKKYGLKKLDYKVEDQLNIFQWGDYWPDGTVQDFEKAYGVKVNVSNYASNEEMFNKLKAGGTSQYDLIFPSDYMINVLVKQGMIRKFDKQKIPNYSNLDKKFTDTPYDPNPGTYSAPYQWGTSGIGYNKQMLGGNVKIDSWDAMWNTKWKGQMTMLNDMRETIGAALKRLGYSLNTKDEKKINEAKQTLIKQKKLLKTYDSSNFTTNLINKQASPVHGWSGGVFQAYWETNKNGSSPIGYTVPKEGGVIWVDNGAVTKDANHPNAAYAFINYYLNAKIGARITNYTYYGSPNKAAEKNINKDILNNKSIYPDSKTMKKLEYIRNIGQATTKYNEAWTEIKNA